A stretch of the Nicotiana tabacum cultivar K326 chromosome 6, ASM71507v2, whole genome shotgun sequence genome encodes the following:
- the LOC107782403 gene encoding uncharacterized protein LOC107782403 produces MLQLNGNWDNYGRFRDFEVDAIVVDENASYSILISTIAAQLLIDTSEKLVEIKYMVNDNCPPMEIRNDMGVRVYMETKKENKNLGSYPLCISVRDFNMELAITNDNTSAGSYGSLKLLDMSSSPAKEEYQTTALYALVKTVNGTSRQHVVGSMVIPKYCDPTTVYTPKDIQTDMLSEHGVNLSYMQAWRVKEKALQFLRGNPADSYSKLPKYFYILEETYHGSVVKLKKTSDECFLYAFVALCTSISGRQHYRPVVVVDGTFLKSAYRGIMLTARTMDAAGTILPLAYVVVDSENDASWKWFFEQFKQAYGERPSMCVVSDRNESILKATSIVYTGMPHSCMWHIWTNIRSKFKKGHLQLHELYFATARSYTLDEFNESMSKNEEVDPRVKSYLYDIGYHRWSRLHATVNKTWTMTSNIAESLNAVRASTDHIHTVLDGVKGYIVCLENKKCSCGQFQLEELPCAHALEALRHRNETYENYFSPYYTRESLLRTYEIPVNPLPDESKWNVPQHILDEVVNPPMGDKRQPGRPQKERYKTYDEIKSKKYKVSCGNCGGEGHNKRSCKNAPKKK; encoded by the exons atgctacaattgaatgggaattgggataacTATGGCAGATTTAGAGATTTTGAAGTTGATGCCATTGTGGTAGATGAGAATGCAAGCTACAGTATTCTGATTTCTACAATTGCAGCACAACTATTGATTGATACTTCAGAAAAACTTGTAGAAATCAAATACATGGTGAACGACAATTGTCCCCCAATGGAGATTAGGAATGATATGGGGGTTCGTGTGTATATGGAGACCAAAAAGGAGAATAAAAACTTAGGTTCATATCCGTTATGTATAAGTGTACgagatttcaatatggaattggCAATCACCAACGATAACACAAGTGCAG GTTCGTATGGATccctaaagttacttgatatgtcATCCTCTCCAGCTAAAGAGGAAtatcaaa CTACTGCCTTGTATGCGTTGGTGAAAACTGTAAATGGCACTTCAAGGCAAC ATGTAGTTGGTAGCATGGTAATTCCAAAGTATTGTGATCCTACGACTGTTTATACACCAAAGGACATACAGACTGACATGTTATCCGAACACGGAGTGAACCTAAGCTACATGCAAGCATGGAGAGTAAAGGAAAAGGCTTTACAGTTTTTGAGAGGGAATCCGGCTGACTCCTACAGCaaattacccaaatatttttatattcttgagGAGACTTATCATGGTTCGGTTGTTAAATTGAAGAAGACATCAGATGAATGCTTCTTATACGCTTTTGTTGCTCTTTGTACATCAATAAGTGGTCGGCAACATTATAGGCCAGTAGTAGTGGTTGATGGGACATTCTTAAAGTCAGCCTACAGGGGGATTATGCTGACAGCAAGAACCATGGATGCAGCAG GTACAATATTGCCCTTGGCATATGTTGTGGTTGATTCTGAAAATGACGCATCTTGGAAgtggttctttgagcaattcaagcaGGCATATGGTGAAAGACCTTCAATGTGTGTTGTTTCAGATAGGAATGAGAGTATACTGAAGGCAACATCAATTGTCTATACGGGCATGCCACACtcttgcatgtggcatatttggacaaatataaggTCAAAATTCAAGAAGGGTCATCTACAATTACATGAATTGTACTTTGCTACAGCACGGTCATACACTctggatgaatttaatgaaagtATGTCGAAGAATGAAGAGGTAGACCCGCGTGTGAAATCTTACCTATATGATATTGGCTATCATAGATGGTCAAGATTACATGCAACAGTGAATAAAACGTGGACAATGACATCAAATATTGCAGAGTCGTTGAACGCT gtgagggcttcaacaGATCATATACATACTGTGTTAGATGGTGTGAAGGGGTACATTGTGTGTCTAGAAAACAAGAAATGTAGCTGTGGCCAATTCCAACTTGAAGAACTTCCATGTGCGCATGCTTTGGAAGCATTAAGGCACAGGAATGAAACATATGAAAACTATTTCTCTCCGTATTACACAAGGGAGAGCCTTCTGCGTACGTATGAAATACCAGTAAATCCTCTTCCTGATGAAAGCAAATGGAATGTGCCACAACATATTTTGGATGAGGTAGTAAATCCACCGATGGGAGATAAAAGGCAGCCAGGGAGACCTCAAAAGGAAAGATATAAAACATATGATGAAATAAAGTCAAAGAAGTACAAGGTGTCATGTGGAAATTGTGGAGgtgaagggcataacaaaagatcttgcaaGAATGCTCCCAAGAAGAAATGA